DNA sequence from the Pseudomonas tritici genome:
TTCCTCGATATCCCGAGTGCGTTGCTCTGGGCGGTATTGATGGCGTTTCTGTCATTGTTGCCGGCGGTGGGCGCGGGGATTGTGTGGGGGCCGGTGGCCGCTTACTTCCTGTTGAGCGGCTCGATCTGGCAGGGCGTGGTGCTGGCGCTGTTTGGCGTGTTTGTGATTGGTTTGGTGGACAACGTGCTGCGCCCGATCCTGGTGGGCAAGGACACCAAAATGCCGGACTACCTGATCCTGATCTCGACCCTGGGCGGGCTGTCGGTGTTTGGCTTGAACGGCTTTGTGATCGGGCCGCTGGTGGCGGCGCTATTCATGTCCAGCTGGGCGTTGTTTGTGGAAAGCAAGCCGCGGGTCAAGTTGCCATTACCCTGAGCCTCAGGCGTGCAACCTGAAGGTCGAGGCGTGTTGCAGCTGTTTTTCGGCGGCGGACAAGGACGTGAGCGGGCCGCTGATGGCTTCGCCATCGCGTACTACGTACCAGCAGGCGAGCAAGCCCAGCTCTCGAAGAGGGGCGGGGACGGCGCTGCCGATGACGGACATGATCTGAACAGTGGGCATAAGGACCTCCAATCGCTATGGAGGTCACCTTACGGGGCTGGGCGGCGTAGGAAAAATCAACTGTCTCGATAGTCGACATCAACGCGAGCGTCAGTCCACCACCTGATCAAGCATGTTCACCACTTCCTGCTCACTGAGCAGACCCTTGCGCACCAGGTTTTCTGCCAGCAGTGCGAGGAATTTGGCGCTGCGGTGGCCTTCCAGGTGCTTGAGCTCGGTGAGGGCGCTGTACACCTTGCTGGACGTGCAGAGGCCAGCGGTGCGGTGTGGGTTTTGCGTAGGCATGGTCAGTCGTCCTTGTTGTTATTGGGTGGACAGGCTCGATAGTGGGAGTGTGTCGTGACACAAACATGACAGCGTGAGGCCCGGTCGAGCAAGTAGACATTGGTGTTGATGATGTGCGATTACGCGGCGGGCATTGTCCTCGGAGCGACCTTTGCAGGATGAATCCAGACTTTTCAGGCAAAAAAAAAGGCCCCGCAACCTGCGAGGCCCGTTTCAGCGGGATCAATTACCAGCCGCGGCCGTAGTAGCCGTGGGGAGGGCCGTAGCCGCCGCGCGGTGGGCCGTAATAGCCACGCGGTGGACCGTAATACACCGGCGCCGGGCGGTAGTAGACCTGTTGTTGCACATACACCGGTGGCGGCGGTGCGTAGTAGACCGGCGGCGGCGCGGCATACACCGGCTGCGGTTGCACATACACCGGCTGCTGCACATAGACCTCACGTGGCTGGCTGGCAACCACGGAGCCCACGACTGCTGCGCCGACCAGGGCACCCAATACGGCCGGGCCACCCCAACCACCACCGTGGGCGGAGGCTTGGCCTGCCATCGCGAGTGCGCCAACAAGCAAGGCGATCTTGGGGATTGTACGAATCATGGTCATTCCTCGGTTAGCCCCTGCGCTTGTGGTCTGCAATCAATAGACTCAAGTAATGTCGCGGGGATACTTTTAAGACAACGTATTTCTGAAAAACAGCACAGCCGCTAGGTAAAGGTTGTGTAAGGTCTGTATCGAATCGCTTACTCAAGGAGTTACCCATGCAGATGCACCCCAACAAGGACACTCGGCTGTGCATGTCACTGTCGGCGCGCCCCGGGAATTTTGGCCTGCGTTTTCATAACCACCTGTACGAACAGTTGGGTCTGAACTTCTACTATAAAGCCTTCAGCAGCCAGGATTTGCCCGGTGCGATCGGTGGTATCCGCGCGTTGAACATCCGTGGTTGCGGGGTTTCCATGCCGTTCAAGGAGGCCGCCATTGCCTTAGTGGACGAACTCGACGATTCAGTTCAAGCCATCGACTCGCTGAACACCATCGTCAACACCGATGGGCATCTCAAGGCCTACAACACCGATTACATCGCCATCGAGCAACTGCTGAAACAGCACGCCGTGCCGCAGTCATCCACATTCGCCCTGCGTGGCAGCGGCGGCATGGCCAAGGCCGTGGCCAGTGCCTTGCGCGATGGCGGCTACGCGAATGGCGTAATAGTGGCGCGTAACCAAGCCGCAGGCCGCGCCTTGGCGCAGAACCTGGGCTATGAGTGGTTGCCCGAGCTAGGGGACTTGCGCCCGCAGATGCTGATTAACGTGACACCTATCGGCATGACCGGTGGGCCTGAGGCGCACGCCCTGGCGTTTGATGCTGAAGCCGTGGATGCTGCCGAAACGGTGTTCGATGTGGTAGCGATCCCCTCTGAAACCCCATTGATCGTGCGCGGCCGTGCCAAAGGCAAACGGGTAATTACCGGCTTGGAAGTGATCGCGATCCAGGCGTTGGAGCAATTTGTGCTCTATACCGGTGTGCGTCCGACCCCAGAGCAATTCGAGAAAGCCGTGGTGTTTGCGCGTGCCTGAAACCTCATCCCATCGCATCCCCCACCCAGTACCCAAGTAGCATAGGTCTCCCCCCTGGCCCTTCGTACACTTGTGTCTCAGAGGGGGAGCCAACGATGCACAACAGTGAAGGCGTAGTCAGTGCCATGTCCCAGGCCACCGATGCCGGGCAGGCCGCCGAAGAGCTGGCGCGGCAACTGTTGCATCCGTACCTGGGTTTCGTGCTGTTTTTCTGCTCTGCCTCCTATGATTTGCAGGCCCTGGGCCACGCGCTGCAACAGTGCTTCGGCAGCGTGCGCGTGGTCGGCTGTACTAGCGCCGGCGAGATCACGTCCCAAGGCTATGGCCGCAACTGCATCACGGCGGTGGGCTTCAACCACGCGCACTTTTCCATCGCCACTGAGCTGATTGACCAGGTGGAACACTTCAGCCTGATCAACGCCCAGGACATGGTCGAACGCCTGGTCGGCGGTTGCCGCAGCAATACGCTGGCGCCGATCAAGGGCAACACCTTCGCCCTGACCCTGCTCGATGGCCTGTCCAGCCGAGAAGAAATGGTACTCGCGGCCCTCAGCGCCGCGTTGGGTGATATCCCGCACTTTGGCGGTTCAGCGGGTGACGACAACTTCCTCACGCACACCCATGTCTACTTCAACGGCGTGTTCCACAGCGGCGCAGCGGTGGT
Encoded proteins:
- a CDS encoding shikimate 5-dehydrogenase, encoding MQMHPNKDTRLCMSLSARPGNFGLRFHNHLYEQLGLNFYYKAFSSQDLPGAIGGIRALNIRGCGVSMPFKEAAIALVDELDDSVQAIDSLNTIVNTDGHLKAYNTDYIAIEQLLKQHAVPQSSTFALRGSGGMAKAVASALRDGGYANGVIVARNQAAGRALAQNLGYEWLPELGDLRPQMLINVTPIGMTGGPEAHALAFDAEAVDAAETVFDVVAIPSETPLIVRGRAKGKRVITGLEVIAIQALEQFVLYTGVRPTPEQFEKAVVFARA